From Halobacillus sp. Marseille-Q1614, the proteins below share one genomic window:
- the panB gene encoding 3-methyl-2-oxobutanoate hydroxymethyltransferase, whose amino-acid sequence MLNKTKFQKMKAEEDKITMITAYDYPSAKIAEKAGMDMILVGDSLGMVVLGYDSTIPVTVEDMCHHGKAVRRGAPNTFVVVDMPFMSYHISMEETMKNAAKLFQETRAQALKVEGAGEVLSTIERLTQGGIPVVGHLGLTPQSVNVLGGYKVQGKDAEAAEQLLQDAKAVEEAGAIMLVLECVPKELAEMISKELSIPTIGIGAGASVDGQVLVYHDILKYGVDRLPKFVQSYMDSNETVTSAVQSYVHDVKAGDFPAEEHTFTMDPSLLPKR is encoded by the coding sequence ATGCTTAACAAAACAAAGTTTCAAAAAATGAAAGCTGAAGAAGACAAGATCACGATGATTACAGCTTATGACTATCCGTCAGCTAAAATTGCCGAAAAAGCAGGGATGGATATGATTCTGGTCGGTGACAGTTTAGGGATGGTGGTCTTAGGATACGATTCCACCATTCCTGTAACCGTGGAAGACATGTGCCACCACGGCAAGGCAGTAAGAAGGGGTGCGCCTAATACTTTTGTAGTAGTTGATATGCCGTTTATGTCCTATCACATTTCGATGGAAGAAACAATGAAGAATGCAGCCAAGCTTTTTCAGGAAACCCGGGCACAGGCGCTGAAAGTAGAGGGAGCCGGTGAGGTGCTTTCTACGATTGAACGCCTAACTCAGGGAGGAATTCCTGTTGTCGGCCACTTAGGGTTGACTCCCCAGTCTGTTAATGTGTTAGGAGGATATAAAGTACAAGGGAAGGATGCCGAGGCTGCCGAACAGCTGCTGCAGGACGCCAAGGCAGTAGAAGAAGCTGGTGCTATTATGCTTGTACTTGAATGCGTGCCTAAAGAACTAGCAGAAATGATTTCTAAAGAATTGTCGATCCCAACAATTGGAATCGGAGCTGGAGCTTCAGTGGACGGGCAGGTACTCGTTTATCATGACATTTTAAAATACGGAGTCGACCGTCTTCCTAAGTTCGTTCAATCCTACATGGACAGCAATGAAACGGTGACAAGCGCCGTTCAGTCTTATGTACATGATGTAAAAGCAGGGGATTTTCCGGCAGAAGAGCACACCTTTACAATGGATCCTTCATTATTGCCGAAAAGATAG
- a CDS encoding pyridoxal phosphate-dependent aminotransferase, producing MELAQRVQALTPSSTLAITAKAKALKAEGHDVIGLGAGEPDFNTPSHILEAAKRSMDEGHTKYTPAGGIPPLKDAIIQKMKKDQDLTYAQSQVIVTTGAKHALFTLFQVLLNKGDEVIVPAPYWVSYPEQIKLAEGVPVVIETSEKQQFKLTPEQLEESITEKTKAVIINSPSNPTGMMYTEEELKALGEVCLKNNILIVSDEIYEKLIYTKTPHVSMAQLSEDLYKQTVIINGVSKSHSMTGWRIGYALGNAEIIKAMSNLASHSTSNPTSVAQYAALAAYTGSDEKVEEMKDAFSERLEKLHQWLVDIPGVHCEKPEGAFYLFPNVKEAADNCGFNSVDDWVTALLDEEKVALVPGSGFGSPENVRLSYATSLEQLEEAAARIKKFVEKHQS from the coding sequence TTGGAATTAGCACAAAGAGTACAAGCACTTACACCATCAAGCACACTTGCAATTACAGCAAAAGCTAAAGCTTTAAAAGCAGAAGGTCATGATGTTATCGGCTTAGGGGCGGGAGAACCGGATTTTAACACTCCATCCCATATTCTTGAAGCGGCAAAGCGTTCAATGGATGAGGGGCATACAAAATATACACCAGCTGGCGGAATTCCTCCGTTAAAGGATGCCATTATTCAAAAAATGAAAAAAGATCAGGACCTGACGTATGCCCAGTCTCAAGTCATCGTAACGACAGGGGCCAAACATGCTTTGTTCACTTTATTTCAAGTTCTGCTTAATAAAGGTGATGAAGTAATTGTTCCTGCTCCTTACTGGGTAAGCTATCCTGAACAAATAAAACTCGCGGAAGGCGTCCCTGTAGTTATAGAAACATCAGAAAAGCAGCAGTTTAAACTGACTCCGGAGCAGCTTGAAGAATCTATTACGGAAAAAACGAAAGCCGTTATTATTAATTCTCCGAGTAATCCAACAGGCATGATGTACACTGAAGAAGAACTAAAGGCACTGGGAGAAGTGTGTCTGAAAAATAACATACTTATCGTTTCTGATGAGATTTACGAGAAACTGATTTACACGAAAACACCTCATGTTTCAATGGCTCAGCTTTCTGAGGATCTGTATAAGCAGACGGTTATTATTAACGGCGTTTCCAAGTCCCACTCTATGACAGGATGGAGAATCGGATATGCTTTAGGGAATGCTGAGATTATAAAGGCAATGTCTAATTTAGCTTCTCATTCTACTTCTAACCCGACATCGGTAGCTCAGTATGCTGCACTTGCGGCCTACACGGGATCAGATGAAAAGGTGGAAGAGATGAAGGATGCGTTTAGTGAACGCTTGGAGAAGCTCCACCAATGGCTCGTCGACATTCCAGGTGTTCATTGTGAAAAGCCTGAAGGAGCCTTTTACTTATTCCCTAATGTAAAAGAAGCAGCCGATAACTGTGGTTTTAACAGTGTTGATGACTGGGTAACAGCTTTATTGGATGAAGAGAAAGTGGCACTCGTTCCCGGTTCAGGGTTCGGCTCACCGGAAAATGTCCGATTAAGCTATGCTACTTCATTAGAACAGCTGGAAGAAGCGGCTGCACGTATCAAGAAATTTGTTGAAAAACATCAATCTTAA
- a CDS encoding DUF5590 domain-containing protein, which yields MKMIGTQPSSQFTAPSWVKWALLITGILFVIIFTLCTWMYLHINDSKTQNYDKAKTFAKEEAGFNQVDNVTRYNGQTVIHIVNGTTKDGEDMYAFINVEEMEVLSTLSSEQMISGEALRSEIEAGCSSCEWVDTQLAFEENRPVWELTYKDDSNRYVFEYIDVENGEQVQRFAFRQP from the coding sequence ATGAAGATGATCGGGACACAGCCGTCTTCACAATTTACCGCACCTAGCTGGGTGAAGTGGGCTCTTCTCATCACAGGGATTTTATTTGTTATCATTTTTACCCTGTGTACATGGATGTATCTTCATATCAACGACAGTAAAACACAGAATTATGACAAAGCGAAAACCTTTGCCAAAGAAGAAGCCGGCTTTAATCAGGTGGATAATGTGACGCGCTACAATGGCCAAACCGTCATTCATATAGTTAACGGCACGACGAAAGATGGAGAGGACATGTATGCATTCATTAATGTTGAGGAAATGGAAGTTTTATCTACTCTTTCCTCTGAACAAATGATCAGCGGGGAAGCATTAAGAAGCGAAATAGAAGCCGGATGCAGCAGCTGTGAATGGGTAGATACACAGCTGGCCTTTGAAGAAAACCGGCCTGTCTGGGAACTTACTTACAAAGATGATAGTAACCGCTATGTATTTGAATACATTGACGTGGAAAATGGAGAACAGGTCCAAAGGTTTGCCTTTAGGCAGCCTTAA
- the dinG gene encoding ATP-dependent DNA helicase DinG, whose translation MAAFAIVDLETTGNSSTQKDRIIEIGIVVLKDGKVIEEFSSLVYPERNIPPFITSLTGISEEDVSHAPLFSEIVEEVYKLCQGAYIVAHNIEFDMRFLNAEFNLCGYPSLNNPILDTVELARILLPTSASFKLGRLAEKLSLGHDQPHRALSDAQVTSDLLIYLLDVLKKLPERTLTHLLKVSDHLKSELRPFIESAIEYERYQVQDSEDHHIWHGIAVKKIPEVSSSSAPPSEEFSEWTNQVFQGESGLKNHIKGYEYRKGQQEMAEKVYQSFVDNQHAMIEAGAGTGKSIGYLLPSLYYALKYNQKIVVSTHTTALQNQLLYEEIPKLAKLTNRPVNTVLYKGRSHYISLLHFRYELDHSQDDNYDTALAKAMILVWLTETTTGDIDEVQLPSNGEQFWHKISAEQAGKTTKAEAAGTYFMWAEKRAEEADIVISNHSILCLDLISSKPYLPYYDKVVIDEAHQLETVASRYFGIKLNVKELQKQLSQMNDSLTDKSVTAGVPQLKPKVEICRSAIDEAKEELAQLSKFLYSRLRRKRKKSDLSKNDIGRIQLSLNEVKDPSILITAHEMVQRFLGRMSETGRGIQSVIDQLVVTDQLMSDTVEDIIISRLKHSLGICQQMKEHLGCYFTDLNEEETKWIEIDGEGPNHSTFLFSEPVHLEELLHDELFSKKESVVLTSATLTANKSFSYIKKSIGLYDDENLIEASIPSPYRFDENVRLMIPNDFPNIKDDPDEYVLAVGEAIYSMAHVTKGRMLVLFTSYEMLRKTYELLKELILPEEYMIFGQGVSSGSRDRLKKNFQAFDQSILLGTSSFWEGVDIPGDDLSCLVIVRLPFHPPDQPVQKRREMELKEAGRNPFMEYSLPQAILRFRQGFGRLIRTSTDRGIVFVCDQRIMEARYGKYFINSIPKVPMSYESTSKLIKDMEEWL comes from the coding sequence TTGGCAGCTTTTGCAATTGTAGATTTAGAAACAACAGGCAATTCATCCACTCAAAAAGACCGGATCATTGAGATAGGAATCGTTGTTTTAAAAGACGGGAAAGTCATAGAGGAATTCTCAAGTTTAGTATATCCTGAGCGGAATATCCCTCCTTTTATTACGTCATTAACAGGCATTTCAGAAGAAGATGTCTCCCATGCCCCGCTGTTTTCGGAAATTGTGGAAGAAGTTTATAAGCTCTGTCAGGGAGCTTACATAGTAGCTCACAACATTGAATTTGACATGCGTTTTTTAAACGCTGAATTCAATCTTTGCGGTTACCCTTCTTTAAACAACCCTATTTTGGATACAGTAGAGCTTGCTAGAATACTGCTTCCGACATCCGCAAGTTTTAAATTAGGACGGCTGGCTGAGAAGCTCAGCCTCGGCCATGACCAGCCGCACCGTGCACTTTCAGATGCCCAGGTCACGAGTGATCTTCTCATTTATCTGCTGGACGTTTTAAAGAAGCTGCCAGAGCGGACACTTACTCACCTGCTAAAGGTTTCTGACCATTTAAAAAGTGAACTTCGGCCATTCATCGAGTCGGCGATCGAGTATGAAAGGTATCAAGTGCAGGATAGTGAAGACCATCACATATGGCACGGTATCGCTGTGAAAAAGATTCCTGAGGTTTCAAGCTCCTCAGCGCCTCCTTCAGAGGAATTCTCTGAATGGACGAATCAGGTTTTTCAAGGGGAAAGTGGATTGAAAAATCATATTAAAGGATATGAGTACCGTAAAGGGCAGCAGGAAATGGCAGAGAAAGTGTATCAGTCATTTGTTGATAATCAGCACGCTATGATTGAAGCAGGGGCAGGTACAGGGAAATCGATCGGCTATTTATTGCCGTCTCTTTATTATGCATTAAAATACAACCAGAAAATTGTCGTCTCTACACATACGACCGCCCTGCAGAATCAATTGTTATATGAAGAAATACCTAAGCTCGCTAAGCTTACCAACCGTCCTGTGAACACGGTGCTTTATAAGGGAAGAAGCCATTATATCAGCCTTCTGCATTTCCGGTACGAGCTTGATCACTCTCAAGATGATAACTACGATACAGCTCTTGCGAAAGCCATGATCCTAGTCTGGCTGACAGAAACAACGACTGGAGATATTGATGAAGTACAGCTTCCTTCCAACGGGGAGCAGTTTTGGCATAAAATTTCTGCTGAGCAGGCAGGAAAAACAACGAAGGCAGAAGCGGCGGGTACGTATTTCATGTGGGCGGAAAAGAGAGCAGAAGAAGCAGACATCGTCATTTCGAATCATTCCATCCTCTGCCTTGATTTAATCAGTTCCAAACCTTATCTGCCTTACTATGACAAAGTGGTTATCGATGAAGCCCATCAGCTCGAAACGGTAGCCAGCAGGTATTTTGGGATCAAGCTGAATGTAAAAGAACTTCAAAAACAGCTTTCTCAGATGAATGACAGTCTGACTGATAAATCGGTGACAGCAGGTGTTCCTCAATTGAAGCCTAAGGTGGAAATTTGCCGATCAGCTATTGATGAAGCAAAAGAAGAATTGGCCCAGCTTTCTAAATTTCTATACAGCCGTTTAAGAAGAAAGAGAAAAAAATCGGATCTTTCCAAAAATGATATTGGGAGAATTCAATTATCGCTTAACGAAGTAAAAGATCCATCTATCCTTATCACTGCTCATGAAATGGTTCAGAGGTTTTTAGGGCGCATGAGTGAGACTGGACGGGGAATTCAGTCGGTCATTGATCAGCTCGTTGTTACCGATCAGTTAATGAGTGATACCGTTGAGGATATTATCATAAGCCGGCTTAAGCACTCGCTAGGCATTTGTCAGCAGATGAAAGAACATCTCGGCTGTTACTTTACGGATTTGAATGAAGAAGAAACAAAATGGATTGAGATTGATGGAGAAGGTCCCAATCATTCGACCTTCTTATTCAGCGAACCGGTTCATCTAGAGGAACTGCTTCATGACGAACTATTTAGCAAAAAGGAAAGTGTCGTCTTAACGAGTGCGACACTTACAGCTAACAAGTCATTTTCCTATATTAAGAAAAGTATCGGTCTATACGATGATGAGAACCTCATTGAAGCCAGCATTCCTTCTCCCTACCGATTTGATGAAAATGTCCGGCTAATGATCCCAAATGACTTTCCTAATATAAAGGATGACCCTGACGAATATGTGTTAGCCGTTGGAGAAGCAATCTACTCAATGGCTCACGTAACGAAAGGAAGAATGCTCGTATTATTTACTTCCTATGAAATGCTGCGCAAAACATATGAGCTGTTGAAAGAGTTAATTCTGCCCGAGGAATATATGATTTTCGGGCAGGGGGTCTCAAGCGGCAGCCGTGACCGTTTGAAGAAAAACTTTCAGGCTTTTGACCAGTCGATTTTGCTTGGAACCAGCTCATTCTGGGAAGGTGTCGACATTCCTGGCGATGATTTGTCCTGCCTGGTGATCGTAAGGCTTCCGTTCCACCCGCCTGACCAGCCGGTACAGAAGAGAAGGGAAATGGAATTAAAAGAAGCCGGAAGAAATCCTTTTATGGAATATTCCCTTCCTCAGGCGATTCTTCGATTTAGGCAGGGATTTGGCCGATTAATACGGACGAGTACCGACAGAGGCATTGTTTTTGTATGTGATCAGCGTATTATGGAAGCGAGATATGGAAAGTATTTTATAAATTCGATTCCGAAGGTTCCGATGTCCTATGAATCAACGTCTAAATTAATCAAGGATATGGAAGAATGGCTATAA
- the panD gene encoding aspartate 1-decarboxylase, with amino-acid sequence MFRTMMKAKIHRARVTEANLNYVGSITIDQDILDVVGILPHEKVQVVNNNNGARLETYVIPGERGSGVVCLNGAAARLVQPEDVVIIVSYAILSEEELAEFKPKIALMDENNDVVEVIEEEPPLTAVTL; translated from the coding sequence GTGTTTCGAACAATGATGAAAGCAAAAATTCACCGTGCCCGCGTAACAGAAGCCAATTTAAATTACGTGGGAAGCATAACGATAGATCAGGATATATTAGATGTGGTAGGAATACTTCCCCACGAAAAAGTTCAAGTCGTCAATAATAATAATGGTGCACGTCTAGAAACCTACGTCATTCCCGGCGAAAGAGGCAGCGGGGTAGTCTGCTTAAACGGTGCTGCAGCCCGTCTTGTACAGCCTGAGGATGTTGTTATTATTGTGTCTTACGCTATACTTAGTGAAGAAGAGCTTGCAGAATTCAAACCGAAAATCGCGCTTATGGACGAGAATAACGATGTGGTTGAGGTCATAGAAGAAGAACCGCCGCTTACCGCAGTTACTTTATAA
- the asnS gene encoding asparagine--tRNA ligase: protein MKTTITEVSKYVGQEVTIGAWLRNKRSSGKIAFLQMRDGTGFMQGVIVKAELGEEKFQEAKALTQETSLYVTGTIVEDSRSSFGYEMQVSDFEVIHAAEDYPITPKEHGTEFLMDHRHLWLRSRKQHAVMKVRNEIIRATYEFFNENGYVKIDPPILTGSSAEGTTELFHTKYFDEDAFLSQSGQLYMEAAAMAFGKVFSFGPTFRAEKSKTRRHLIEFWMIEPEMAFMDHEDSLQVQEQYVSHVVQSVLKNCKLDLEALERDTSVLEKIMAPFPRISYDEAIDLLKEKGFKDIEWGEDFGAPHETAIAESFEKPVFITNYPADIKAFYMKPDPNRPEVVLCADLIAPEGYGEIIGGSQRIDDLELMKKRYEEHELTGDAYQWYLHLRQYGSVPHSGFGLGLERTVAWLSGVEHVRETIPFPRLLNRLYP, encoded by the coding sequence GTGAAGACAACAATAACAGAAGTCTCAAAATATGTGGGACAGGAAGTTACGATCGGAGCATGGCTCCGCAATAAACGTTCAAGCGGAAAAATCGCATTTTTACAGATGCGTGATGGAACTGGGTTCATGCAGGGAGTTATTGTAAAGGCTGAATTAGGAGAAGAGAAATTTCAGGAAGCTAAAGCATTGACACAGGAAACATCTCTATATGTTACTGGTACTATCGTTGAAGATTCTCGCTCTTCTTTTGGCTATGAGATGCAGGTAAGTGATTTTGAAGTCATTCATGCAGCAGAGGATTATCCGATAACGCCAAAAGAACACGGTACAGAATTTTTAATGGACCACCGTCACTTATGGCTTCGCTCAAGAAAGCAGCATGCTGTAATGAAAGTTCGTAATGAAATCATCCGCGCCACATATGAATTTTTTAACGAGAACGGCTATGTAAAAATAGATCCCCCTATCTTAACGGGCTCTTCTGCAGAAGGAACGACGGAACTTTTCCATACGAAGTACTTTGATGAAGATGCTTTTCTTTCTCAAAGCGGACAGTTGTACATGGAAGCAGCAGCCATGGCTTTCGGAAAGGTCTTCAGCTTCGGCCCAACGTTCCGTGCGGAGAAGTCAAAGACACGCCGCCACTTGATCGAATTTTGGATGATCGAGCCGGAAATGGCCTTTATGGACCATGAAGACAGCTTACAAGTTCAGGAGCAGTATGTCTCGCATGTGGTTCAGTCCGTCCTTAAAAACTGTAAGTTGGATCTAGAAGCCTTAGAGAGAGATACTTCTGTATTAGAGAAGATTATGGCGCCTTTCCCGCGCATTAGTTACGATGAAGCGATCGATCTGTTAAAAGAAAAAGGCTTTAAAGATATTGAGTGGGGAGAAGACTTCGGGGCACCGCATGAAACGGCTATTGCTGAAAGCTTTGAGAAACCGGTATTTATTACGAATTATCCGGCTGACATTAAAGCTTTCTATATGAAACCTGACCCTAATCGTCCGGAAGTTGTGCTCTGTGCCGATTTAATCGCTCCAGAAGGGTACGGAGAGATTATTGGCGGATCCCAGCGTATCGATGATTTAGAACTCATGAAAAAGCGTTATGAAGAACACGAATTGACAGGAGATGCCTACCAGTGGTATTTACATCTCCGTCAATACGGCAGTGTCCCCCATTCCGGCTTTGGACTGGGTCTTGAGCGAACAGTCGCCTGGCTTTCTGGAGTAGAACACGTCAGAGAAACTATTCCATTTCCACGCTTGCTTAACCGCTTGTATCCATAA
- a CDS encoding YpmA family protein, whose protein sequence is MSNKIETLSTVRIQKTDDLYKLVDTLNRTLKEENLMFGMALDEDDRDTAVFTIYRT, encoded by the coding sequence ATGAGCAATAAGATAGAAACACTTTCTACTGTAAGGATTCAGAAAACCGATGATTTATACAAACTGGTTGATACCCTGAACCGTACATTAAAAGAAGAAAACCTTATGTTTGGAATGGCGCTTGATGAAGATGATCGGGACACAGCCGTCTTCACAATTTACCGCACCTAG
- the panC gene encoding pantoate--beta-alanine ligase has translation MQVLESIQAVQQSSQAFKAVGNSVGYVPTMGYLHEGHIELIKRAKKENDIVILSIFINPLQFGQNEDLDAYPRDREHDLKTAEEHGVDVVFYPTESIMYPRPMSLAISVNKRTDVLCGRSRPGHFEGVVTVLTKLFNICQPDRVYFGMKDAQQVAVVDALIEDFNFPVELVAVSTVREEDGLAKSSRNVNLSAEERAEAPAILEALMLGRSLVENGEKNPVEIRAQIRQFLENKTHGRIDYIELLSYPALEAVDTVKGQVILAAAVHYSKARLIDNIVFEADGTAG, from the coding sequence ATGCAAGTGTTAGAAAGTATCCAAGCGGTTCAGCAAAGCAGCCAAGCTTTTAAAGCAGTCGGGAATAGCGTCGGCTATGTACCAACGATGGGCTATTTGCATGAGGGACATATCGAGCTCATTAAGAGAGCTAAGAAAGAAAATGATATTGTGATTCTTAGTATTTTTATAAATCCGCTCCAATTTGGGCAAAATGAAGACCTGGATGCTTATCCAAGAGACCGTGAACATGACTTAAAGACTGCAGAAGAGCATGGGGTCGACGTCGTCTTTTATCCAACGGAATCTATCATGTACCCTCGACCGATGTCTCTGGCCATTTCTGTTAATAAACGAACGGACGTTTTATGCGGACGCAGCCGGCCGGGCCATTTCGAAGGGGTTGTAACGGTACTTACTAAGCTGTTTAATATTTGTCAGCCGGACAGAGTATATTTTGGAATGAAAGATGCCCAGCAGGTCGCAGTCGTCGACGCTCTTATTGAGGATTTCAATTTTCCAGTTGAGCTTGTCGCTGTGTCTACTGTACGAGAAGAGGACGGGCTGGCGAAAAGCAGCCGTAATGTAAACTTAAGTGCAGAAGAAAGAGCAGAAGCCCCGGCTATTTTGGAGGCGCTAATGCTCGGACGATCACTCGTTGAAAATGGGGAAAAAAATCCTGTCGAGATCAGAGCGCAAATTAGACAGTTTCTTGAAAATAAAACTCATGGTAGAATAGACTATATTGAGTTATTATCTTACCCTGCACTAGAGGCTGTTGATACTGTGAAAGGACAAGTTATCTTGGCAGCGGCTGTTCATTACAGCAAGGCGAGGCTGATTGATAACATCGTCTTTGAGGCAGACGGCACAGCAGGTTAA
- a CDS encoding CCA tRNA nucleotidyltransferase: protein MNNQMEKAFEIIEKINAAGGTAHVVGGALRDALLNREIGDVDIATSLEPMQIIDLFEKVIPVGIEHGTVLVRYRSESFEVTTYRKEEGYEDYRHPDKVAFIRSIEEDLARRDFTINAMAMDHTKEVIDPFYGKQDLQNRVIRAVGDAEVRFKEDPLRMMRALRFCSQLKFTLEESTFQAITRLTHLLEHISIERIALEYEKLMAGKGYKKAIEICKDVGLYRYLPVFKEQPELIHHVPKAALKNFADVITFYCEYSSIFSVNDWVKQWKLSNQVKREAVQLSSAIEQFKKGEKQAWIVYKLPDPLISRLIEVGFALGYEINGEELTDEHRKLAIKDRKDLAFQAEDLLQVYKDQPKGPWIGKLLESIEYAVVTNQLPNHYQSIKEWIIEWNLPETD, encoded by the coding sequence ATGAATAATCAAATGGAAAAGGCGTTTGAAATCATTGAAAAGATTAATGCGGCAGGCGGGACGGCACATGTTGTCGGCGGTGCGTTAAGAGATGCACTGCTGAACCGGGAAATCGGGGATGTTGATATTGCGACATCGCTTGAACCTATGCAGATAATAGATCTGTTTGAAAAGGTTATTCCTGTTGGGATTGAGCATGGGACTGTCCTCGTCCGCTACCGTTCGGAGTCTTTTGAAGTGACCACTTACCGGAAAGAAGAAGGATATGAGGATTACCGCCATCCTGATAAAGTCGCTTTTATAAGATCAATTGAAGAAGATTTAGCGCGCAGAGACTTTACTATTAATGCCATGGCGATGGATCATACAAAAGAAGTTATCGATCCTTTTTACGGTAAGCAGGATTTACAAAACAGGGTGATCAGAGCTGTAGGTGATGCAGAAGTCAGGTTCAAAGAAGACCCGCTTAGGATGATGAGAGCCCTCCGTTTCTGCAGCCAGCTTAAATTTACGTTAGAAGAGTCTACCTTTCAGGCGATTACTCGTCTAACTCATTTACTCGAGCATATTTCCATCGAACGAATTGCTCTAGAATATGAGAAGCTTATGGCAGGCAAAGGGTATAAGAAAGCCATTGAGATATGCAAAGATGTCGGTCTCTACCGTTACCTGCCTGTCTTTAAGGAGCAGCCTGAATTGATCCATCACGTCCCAAAAGCAGCCTTGAAAAATTTTGCCGATGTTATTACTTTTTACTGTGAATATTCTTCTATTTTCAGTGTGAACGACTGGGTTAAGCAGTGGAAGCTCTCCAATCAGGTAAAGAGAGAAGCTGTTCAATTGTCTTCTGCCATTGAGCAATTCAAAAAAGGCGAAAAACAGGCGTGGATTGTGTACAAGCTTCCGGATCCTTTAATCAGCCGTCTCATAGAGGTAGGATTTGCTCTTGGGTACGAAATAAACGGGGAAGAGCTGACGGATGAGCACAGAAAGCTTGCGATTAAAGACAGGAAGGATTTGGCTTTTCAAGCCGAAGACCTTCTGCAAGTATATAAGGATCAACCAAAGGGACCCTGGATAGGGAAGCTTCTCGAATCAATCGAGTACGCGGTGGTTACTAATCAGCTGCCTAACCATTATCAATCTATAAAGGAATGGATTATAGAATGGAATCTACCCGAAACCGATTAA
- a CDS encoding biotin--[acetyl-CoA-carboxylase] ligase, which translates to MESTRNRLIHLLNENEGYQSGQDLSEKLSISRTAVWKHMKELEKDGYQIEAVQRKGYRIVSSPDKISENTLQWGLKTEWMAKQMHHFEEVTSTQDVAHQLAKQGKPHGTVVIADQQLKGKGRMERPWDSPKGKGIWMSVLLRPKLLPIQAPQLTLLAATVLAEVIEQQTGLKPQIKWPNDILLEHKKMAGILTEMQAEQDQIQYVVLGMGLNVNQKLEDIPEALRHKATSLLVETDEEWGIQEMIQAILTQFEKTYDRFIEEGFQHIKQTWENYGYKIGEEVEISTLRKSWKATLLGIEPDGALRAKDQDGKEEKLYSAEIHWGEGGYHA; encoded by the coding sequence ATGGAATCTACCCGAAACCGATTAATACATTTACTTAATGAGAATGAAGGCTATCAATCCGGACAGGACCTTTCCGAGAAGCTTAGCATTTCAAGAACAGCTGTTTGGAAGCATATGAAAGAATTGGAGAAGGACGGCTACCAGATTGAAGCCGTTCAGCGAAAAGGGTATCGTATCGTGTCATCTCCGGATAAAATCAGCGAAAATACGCTGCAATGGGGACTGAAAACCGAGTGGATGGCCAAACAAATGCATCATTTTGAAGAAGTGACTTCTACACAGGATGTAGCTCACCAGCTGGCTAAACAGGGTAAGCCCCACGGTACAGTCGTTATCGCTGATCAGCAGCTAAAAGGCAAGGGAAGAATGGAACGGCCATGGGATTCTCCAAAAGGAAAAGGTATCTGGATGAGCGTTCTGCTTCGGCCAAAATTGCTCCCGATTCAGGCGCCTCAGCTGACACTTCTTGCAGCTACAGTGCTCGCAGAGGTAATCGAACAGCAGACAGGACTAAAGCCGCAAATCAAGTGGCCGAATGATATTCTGCTGGAGCATAAAAAAATGGCCGGCATTCTAACAGAAATGCAGGCGGAACAGGATCAGATTCAATATGTAGTGCTTGGAATGGGGTTAAACGTGAATCAGAAGCTGGAGGACATTCCGGAAGCATTGCGTCACAAAGCAACCTCGTTACTGGTGGAAACAGATGAGGAGTGGGGCATCCAGGAAATGATCCAGGCGATTCTTACTCAATTTGAAAAGACATACGACCGCTTTATTGAAGAAGGTTTTCAGCACATTAAACAGACTTGGGAAAATTATGGCTATAAAATAGGCGAAGAAGTTGAAATTTCAACTTTACGCAAAAGTTGGAAAGCCACACTTCTCGGCATAGAACCAGACGGTGCACTGCGGGCGAAAGATCAAGATGGGAAAGAAGAAAAACTCTACTCAGCGGAAATACATTGGGGAGAGGGAGGTTATCATGCTTAA